The region GTAATAAATATGAAAAGAAATCTACAAAACATACATTTAGAAAAAAAGATATAAATATAGAAGAAGTTTCTACTAGAATTGAAAATTCAAATAAAAATGACCAAAAAGCAAAAAATACTAATAAAACAAAAGAGAAAACTATTTTAAATGAAGTTCCAAAAGATACTTCAAAGAATAAAATATTTGAAAACTTTTATAATGAAGAAAAGACTCAAACTGAAATGTCTTCAATTGTTGTAAAAAAATCTAAAGAAGAAATTATTAATGAAATTAGAATTGGTATAGATTCATTATTTAAAAATACTTGTTATTCAATTGATAATATAAAAATAGATTTTTATGATGAAGAAACATTATATATAGAGTTTACAGGTAAAGATTGTGCTTTATTAATTGGAAAAGAAGGCTATAGATATAAGGCCTTATCTTATATCTTATTTAACTGGATTAATGAAAAATATGGATTAATGTTAAGACTTGAAGTTGCAGAATTTCTTAAAAATCAAGAAGCTTCAATTTATGCATATTTAGAGCCAGTAATTGAAATAATAAAAGAAAAAGGTACTTTTAAAACTAAACCTTTAGATGGTATTTTAGTTCATATTGCACTTAAAAAATTAAGAGAAGAGTTTCCAAATAAATATGTTGCTGTAAAAACAAATGTTAGAGGCGATAAATACGTACTTGTAAATGAGTACAGAAGTAAAGAGCAATAATGTTTGATGATGGTACTATTGTAGCTATTGCTACAGCAAATGGAATAGGCTCAATTTCTATAGTTAGACTTTCAGGAATAAATGCACTAAGTATTGCTTCTAAAATTACAAAAAGAACAAATCTAAAACCAAGACTAGCATCTTTGTCTTCTTTATATAGTGTTGAAGATGAAGTAATTGATGAAGCACTTATTATTTATTTTAAAGCTCCATATTCATTTACAGGTGAAGATGTAGTAGAGTTTCAATGTCACGGTGGTTTTGCAATTGCAAATATGATTGTTAATGAGACACTAAAACTTGGTGCTAGATTTGCCAATCCTGGCGAATTTTCAAAGAGAGCTTTTTTAAATAATAAAATTGATTTAACTAAAGCTGAAGCAATTGCTAAGATAATAGAAGCAAGAAGCGAAGATGCTGTTAAGTTGTTAGCACGACA is a window of Poseidonibacter antarcticus DNA encoding:
- a CDS encoding Jag N-terminal domain-containing protein, which produces MKKFEAKCLEEVYELATADFKCSITELDIDVIQQPSKGFLGFGKKTAIIKVCYKNDCNKYEKKSTKHTFRKKDINIEEVSTRIENSNKNDQKAKNTNKTKEKTILNEVPKDTSKNKIFENFYNEEKTQTEMSSIVVKKSKEEIINEIRIGIDSLFKNTCYSIDNIKIDFYDEETLYIEFTGKDCALLIGKEGYRYKALSYILFNWINEKYGLMLRLEVAEFLKNQEASIYAYLEPVIEIIKEKGTFKTKPLDGILVHIALKKLREEFPNKYVAVKTNVRGDKYVLVNEYRSKEQ